The proteins below are encoded in one region of Oenanthe melanoleuca isolate GR-GAL-2019-014 chromosome 4A, OMel1.0, whole genome shotgun sequence:
- the F9 gene encoding coagulation factor IX, translated as MANTPLLLSICLLGACLAGESTVFIENKEASSVLQRQRRANSNRLEEVIPGNLERECIEEKCSYEEAREVFENEEKTMQFWQTYVDGDQCSPNPCQNGAVCKDQVNSYVCWCPAGYEGKNCEIDFTCAIKNGGCKHFCSHQPPKKVVCSCAPGYKLHEDGKSCEPTVPFPCGRITAPEARRKLTRSMNTFEHWNITGDDPEDGLDEGLENSTASSAANSSEPSAAGSASISPVLRTGTRVVGGADSMKGEVPWQVLLVNSEGLGFCGATIINEKWVVTAAHCLKPGYTHNLTAVAGEHDVRSDDHTEQRRKVVRLLPHPTYDASINEYHNDIALLELEQPLTLSPYVTPICLGSREFTNALLKQGVGTVSGWGRQLFRGRKATTLQVLKVPFVDRPTCLKSTSTTILQNMFCAGFPSGGRDTCEGDSGGPYTTEIEGTWFLTGITSWGEECALPGKYGIYTRVSKYVKWIKQTTRLP; from the exons ATGGCCAACacccccctcctcctctccataTGTCTGCTGGGAGCTTGTCTTGCTGGTGAAAGCACAG TGTTCATTGAGAACAAGGAGGCCAGCTCggtgctgcagaggcagaggagagcCAACTCCAACAGGCTGGAGGAGGTCATTCCTGGCAACCTGGAGAGGGAGTGCATCGAGGAGAAGTGCAGCTACGAGGAGGCCAGAGAGGTGTTTGAGAACGAGGAGAAAACG atGCAGTTTTGGCAAACCTATGTTG ACGGGGACCAGTGCAGCCCCAACCCGTGCCAGAACGGAGCAGTGTGCAAGGACCAGGTCAACTCCTACGTGTGCTGGTGCCCAGCTGGCTACGAGGGCAAGAACTGTGAGATTG ACTTCACTTGTGCCATTAAGAATGGAGGCTGCAAGCACTtctgcagccaccagccccCCAAGAAGGTTGTGTgttcctgtgctcctggctATAAACTCCATGAAGATGGCAAGTCCTGTGAGCCTACAG tgcCGTTTCCCTGCGGGAGGATCACGGCTCCCGAAGCCAGGAGGAAGCTGACCCGGTCCATGAACACCTTCGAGCACTGGAACATCACCGGGGATGACCCTGAGGATGGGCTTGACGAGGGGCTGGAGAACAGCACGGCGAGCAGCGCTGCCAACAGCTCGGAGCCCAGCGCCGCGGGCAGCGCCAGCATCTCCCCCGTGCTCAGGACGGGCACCCGCGTGGTCGGCGGGGCGGACAGCATGAAAGGAGAGGTGCCCTGGCAG gtgctgctggtgaaCAGCGAGGGCTTGGGCTTCTGCGGCGCGACCATCATCAACGAGAAGTGGGTGGTGACGGCAGCGCACTGCCTGAAGCCGGGATACACCCACAACCTCACCGCTGTGGCAG GTGAACACGATGTGCGCAGCGATGACCACACGGAGCAGCGGCGGAAGGTGGTGAGGCTGCTGCCGCACCCCACCTACGACGCCTCCATCAACGAGTACCACAACGACATCgcgctgctggagctggagcagccgCTGACCCTCAGCCCCTACGTGACCCCCATCTGCCTGGGCAGCCGCGAGTTCACCAACGCGCTGCTGAAGCAGGGCGTGGGCACGGtcagcggctggggccgccaGCTCTTCCGCGGCCGCAAGGCCACCACCCTGCAGGTGCTCAAGGTGCCCTTCGTGGACCGGCCCACCTGCCTGAAGAGCACCTCCACCACCATCCTGCAGAACATGTTCTGCGCCGGCTTCCCGTCcgggggcagggacacctgcgAGGGGGACAGCGGCGGGCCCTACACCACCGAGATCGAGGGCACCTGGTTCCTCACGGGCATCACCAGCTGGGGCGAGGAGTGTGCCCTGCCGGGCAAGTACGGCATCTACACCCGCGTCTCCAAGTACGTCAAGTGGATAAAGCAAACCACGCGGCTGCCCTAG